Proteins encoded in a region of the Tripterygium wilfordii isolate XIE 37 chromosome 21, ASM1340144v1, whole genome shotgun sequence genome:
- the LOC119989860 gene encoding SKP1-like protein 1A codes for MSTITTTAVTTLTEVVKKITVKASDGGLIDIDESVAMEIPASKAYFGENSGVNNIAPLPLDVPSDLLSRIVAYVEDPVAKSADEGELKAFNKKFLEEKSDGELKEMLIAASDLEIEALVEVLAQGIADRIKNMSVESMRKFFGVENDFTAEEEEEIRKEYPWAFEGVDAVHD; via the coding sequence ATGTCTACAATCACCACCACTGCAGTCACTACTCTCACCGAAGTTGTCAAGAAAATCACCGTGAAAGCCTCCGATGGTGGGCTCATTGACATCGACGAGTCTGTCGCCATGGAAATTCCTGCAAGCAAGGCTTACTTTGGAGAAAACAGTGGTGTCAACAACATCGCTCCTCTTCCTCTCGACGTTCCTAGCGATTTGCTCTCGCGAATTGTCGCCTATGTTGAGGATCCTGTTGCCAAGTCGGCCGATGAAGGAGAGTTGAAGGCGTTCAATAAGAAGTTCTTGGAGGAGAAAAGCGATGGTGAACTCAAGGAGATGTTAATTGCTGCAAGTGATCTCGAAATCGAAGCCTTGGTGGAAGTCCTGGCCCAGGGCATTGCAGATCGGATCAAGAACATGAGTGTGGAGTCTATGAGGAAGTTCTTTGGGGTTGAAAATGATTTCACGgctgaggaggaagaggagatcCGCAAAGAGTATCCATGGGCCTTTGAAGGTGTCGACGCGGTTCATGATTGA
- the LOC119989469 gene encoding SKP1-like protein 1A — MTSSEATKKIGLKTSDGEVFEVDYEVACESLTLKAYFDEECAAKDNVIPLPIVSGRALSKIIVYCRKHLDLRVRSSAPGEEQAVEKEGMDFDREFVRELSDDELKELIVAANYLNMKEFLDMLNQGTADRIKNKSVAYVRAFFGIENDFTPEEEARIREENLWAFEGVEED, encoded by the coding sequence ATGACGAGTTCGGAGGCAACCAAGAAAATCGGGCTGAAGACGTCGGACGGCGAGGTCTTCGAGGTTGATTACGAGGTGGCGTGTGAATCGCTCACCTTGAAAGCCTATTTCGACGAAGAATGCGCGGCAAAGGACAACGTCATACCACTCCCAATTGTCTCCGGTAGGGCGCTGTCCAAGATCATTGTCTACTGCAGGAAGCACCTTGATCTACGTGTCCGATCGTCGGCTCCCGGGGAGGAGCAAGCGGTCGAGAAAGAAGGTATGGACTTTGACAGGGAGTTCGTGAGGGAGCTGAGCGACGATGAGCTCAAGGAGTTGATCGTTGCAGCCAACTATCTCAACATGAAGGAATTTCTTGACATGCTGAACCAGGGAACTGCGGATCGTATCAAGAACAAGAGTGTGGCATACGTGCGTGCCTTCTTTGGGATCGAAAACGACTTCACGCCAGAGGAGGAGGCTCGGATTCGGGAGGAGAATCTGTGGGCATTTGAGGGCGTGGAAGAAGACTGA